From bacterium, the proteins below share one genomic window:
- a CDS encoding siphovirus Gp157 family protein, which translates to MTTLYDITAGIRDIMECVDENGELTQAQSDDLTALEMAFDEKVEAIVKFVRNVEADADAFKVESDRLAALRKSAMNKVAWLEDYLKAQMDARHLPKAGTKMGGARIQQGPPRVDVLDATLVPAEFMVPQPATLDKGKALMALKAGESVPGCTLTRGEFLRLT; encoded by the coding sequence ATGACAACTCTCTATGACATTACCGCGGGCATACGCGACATCATGGAGTGCGTAGATGAAAACGGGGAGTTGACGCAAGCGCAGAGCGACGACCTGACCGCGCTGGAAATGGCCTTCGATGAAAAGGTTGAGGCCATTGTGAAGTTTGTCCGCAACGTGGAGGCGGACGCCGATGCGTTCAAGGTCGAATCCGACAGGCTTGCCGCATTGCGCAAGAGCGCGATGAACAAGGTCGCATGGCTTGAGGATTATCTCAAGGCCCAGATGGACGCACGGCACCTGCCGAAGGCCGGGACGAAAATGGGCGGCGCGCGCATACAGCAAGGCCCGCCCCGCGTGGACGTGCTGGACGCAACACTGGTGCCCGCCGAGTTCATGGTGCCGCAGCCTGCCACATTGGACAAGGGCAAGGCGTTGATGGCGCTGAAGGCCGGGGAGAGTGTCCCCGGCTGCACGTTGACGCGCGGCGAATTTCTACGGCTGACATAG